In the genome of Microbacterium endophyticum, one region contains:
- a CDS encoding TetR/AcrR family transcriptional regulator, translating to MSSREDSKQRLLKAASRLLEFDVESVSVRAICAEADVQLPTLYHFFESKRGLIEAIAIDGFRTLSAALTTAIASNGPKSSDRMRAAFRTQIEFASTHAPLFCLMYGRAHSGGVRQAYLDATIPVTDLFEAAAAAGELSVSALDGATRLHAAAVGGALYMIRADAPNSQQAEAVCEAVLASILRARSQPIQPSDQVPEHAGALLSAIHTSPEALEPEERALFLKWLARLAQSS from the coding sequence ATGTCGTCCAGAGAGGACTCCAAGCAGCGTCTACTGAAGGCAGCTTCGCGCCTTCTCGAGTTCGACGTCGAGAGCGTGTCGGTGCGGGCAATTTGCGCCGAGGCCGACGTGCAACTCCCCACGCTGTATCACTTCTTCGAGAGCAAGCGGGGCCTCATCGAGGCCATCGCAATCGACGGCTTTCGCACACTTTCCGCGGCACTCACAACCGCGATCGCATCGAACGGCCCCAAGTCGTCCGACAGGATGAGGGCCGCGTTTCGCACGCAGATCGAGTTCGCATCGACGCACGCACCGTTGTTTTGCCTCATGTACGGGCGAGCACACTCCGGTGGGGTGCGTCAGGCTTATCTCGACGCCACGATTCCCGTCACCGATCTCTTCGAGGCCGCGGCCGCAGCCGGCGAGCTCTCCGTCTCGGCCCTCGATGGTGCGACGCGGCTGCACGCCGCAGCGGTGGGTGGCGCGTTGTACATGATTCGGGCCGATGCACCCAATTCACAACAGGCCGAAGCCGTCTGCGAAGCGGTGTTGGCGTCGATTCTGCGGGCGCGTTCGCAGCCAATTCAACCGAGCGATCAAGTCCCGGAGCACGCCGGCGCACTGCTTTCAGCCATTCATACATCGCCCGAGGCACTAGAGCCCGAAGAGCGGGCACTTTTTCTCAAGTGGCTCGCGCGACTCGCGCAGTCGAGCTAG
- a CDS encoding FecCD family ABC transporter permease, producing the protein MAIVLADPRAVAHQLRRDRRRNVLRIGVLVASALVIALVAMGIGPVAIDPATVVNVLAHHLFGVPLPADVDDIAQQIVWGTRAPRVAMAVVAGAGLAMAGAVLQSLVRNDLADPYLMGVNAGASTGVALVALVIGGASGLLLSGAALVGAVAATALVVLIAGTARTRGPFRLVLAGLAVGYALNAATSFLLFWSDSPEAARSVLFWLLGSIATVQPTVLIAAFVTVAAAAIFFTSLGPRIDALASGDDSALAAGLDPEKWRFGLMAAASALVGVVVAGVGGVGFIGLVVPHLARAIVGGRGRLVLPASAALGAGLLVLADSVARTALSPQEIPVGVVTGVIGAPFLLFLLRRSGRAGD; encoded by the coding sequence ATGGCCATCGTTCTTGCTGATCCCCGAGCGGTGGCACACCAGTTGCGGCGTGATCGGCGGCGGAATGTATTGCGGATCGGTGTTCTGGTGGCATCCGCTCTGGTCATTGCGCTAGTTGCGATGGGGATTGGCCCGGTCGCGATCGACCCGGCCACGGTCGTGAACGTGCTGGCTCACCACCTCTTTGGGGTGCCGCTGCCAGCGGACGTCGACGACATTGCGCAGCAGATCGTATGGGGCACTCGTGCACCGCGCGTGGCGATGGCAGTCGTCGCTGGTGCGGGGCTCGCGATGGCGGGTGCCGTGCTGCAGTCACTCGTACGCAACGACCTTGCCGACCCGTATCTGATGGGCGTGAACGCGGGCGCTTCGACGGGCGTTGCGCTTGTCGCGCTCGTGATCGGCGGGGCCAGTGGGCTGTTGCTCTCGGGAGCAGCGCTCGTCGGCGCTGTTGCTGCGACAGCGCTTGTGGTGTTGATCGCCGGAACCGCCCGCACTCGAGGCCCGTTTCGGCTCGTGCTGGCGGGGCTCGCCGTGGGCTACGCGCTAAATGCGGCCACGAGCTTTTTGCTGTTCTGGTCGGATTCGCCCGAGGCCGCGCGGTCGGTGCTCTTCTGGCTGCTCGGGTCTATTGCGACGGTGCAGCCCACCGTGCTGATCGCGGCCTTCGTGACCGTCGCTGCGGCAGCGATCTTTTTCACCAGCCTCGGCCCGCGCATCGACGCCCTCGCCTCGGGTGACGACTCGGCGCTCGCAGCCGGGCTCGACCCGGAGAAGTGGCGGTTCGGGTTGATGGCTGCGGCATCCGCTCTGGTGGGTGTCGTTGTTGCGGGAGTGGGCGGGGTCGGCTTTATCGGCCTTGTCGTGCCGCACCTCGCCCGCGCGATCGTCGGTGGTCGCGGCCGACTCGTGCTGCCCGCGAGCGCCGCCCTCGGTGCCGGGCTGCTCGTACTTGCCGACAGCGTGGCGCGAACAGCGCTCTCTCCGCAAGAGATTCCCGTGGGCGTTGTGACCGGCGTGATCGGCGCGCCCTTCTTGCTGTTTCTGCTGCGCCGCTCGGGCCGCGCGGGCGACTGA
- a CDS encoding glycosyltransferase, with product MQEYVPHYRVPLFKRMVELAESEGIDLKVVAGTPQRKQATRRDAGRFHPHIQMRQTEFGLLGRRVTFRDAGWSTRGAALVIVEQARRNLDVYFDLLIRPSRVAVWGHGSDYIQSAGRLETWLLTTITNRAAWFFGYTPTSVNAVVAKGFPPQRTTVLWNTTDTSALRGNLNQVTESEKASFRGESTGMAVFVGALDKSKRLDFLVAAAARIAARRPGFRLTICGDGPESDQVRELERQYDWLQVRPAVTGRSLAVALSSADAIAMPGRVGLIAVDSLVSSVPIVTVDWAYHAPEYEYLDSTNSVSSANTVEDYADALENTIYHALSNERLRSGATASAELFTIEGMARRFMAGIRAALSGTR from the coding sequence GTGCAGGAGTACGTGCCGCATTATCGTGTGCCGCTCTTCAAGAGAATGGTTGAGCTCGCAGAGTCTGAAGGAATTGACCTTAAAGTCGTTGCCGGAACCCCCCAACGAAAACAAGCGACGCGTCGCGATGCCGGCCGATTTCATCCCCATATTCAGATGAGGCAAACCGAGTTTGGGCTACTTGGTCGAAGAGTGACTTTCAGGGATGCGGGCTGGTCCACACGGGGCGCGGCCCTTGTAATAGTCGAGCAAGCACGTCGAAACTTGGACGTCTACTTCGATCTACTGATACGGCCGAGCCGCGTCGCCGTTTGGGGACATGGCTCGGACTACATTCAATCGGCGGGACGGCTGGAGACATGGCTGCTGACGACAATCACCAACAGAGCCGCTTGGTTCTTCGGCTACACCCCCACGTCCGTTAATGCAGTCGTTGCAAAAGGATTCCCACCGCAACGTACTACCGTGCTCTGGAATACCACCGACACAAGTGCTTTGCGCGGCAACTTGAATCAGGTTACAGAGAGCGAGAAGGCGTCGTTTCGGGGAGAATCCACTGGGATGGCCGTTTTTGTAGGCGCCCTCGATAAATCCAAGCGACTGGATTTCCTCGTGGCCGCTGCGGCGAGGATAGCCGCCCGACGACCGGGCTTCCGCCTGACAATTTGTGGAGATGGGCCGGAGAGTGACCAAGTGCGTGAACTTGAGCGTCAGTATGACTGGTTGCAGGTTCGGCCAGCCGTGACCGGGCGAAGCCTAGCAGTTGCGCTATCGAGCGCTGACGCAATCGCAATGCCTGGGCGGGTAGGCCTCATCGCTGTTGATTCGCTTGTTTCGAGCGTCCCGATTGTGACCGTTGACTGGGCTTACCACGCTCCAGAGTACGAGTACCTGGATTCGACCAACTCAGTCTCATCAGCGAATACAGTCGAAGATTACGCCGATGCGCTTGAGAATACGATCTACCATGCCCTCTCGAACGAACGACTACGATCCGGCGCAACGGCTTCAGCGGAGCTCTTCACTATCGAAGGAATGGCCCGCCGATTCATGGCGGGGATACGCGCAGCATTGTCGGGGACGCGCTAA
- a CDS encoding glycosyltransferase family 4 protein encodes MRIAIVHSYYSSTQPSGENFAVDLQAEALRQAGHQVELFSVTSDDEIGDAWELARTATRVATGFGRNPSRALTRFSPDVVHVHNLFPNFSQNWLLGWQGPVVATIHNYRTVCAAGSLFRDGRECDSCFMHGTQEAVRHRCYRNSAIATLPLAVATRSRGSRNAVLRRADKLIFLSARARSKLSGMQPSIASGSSEIVPNFVGVQPESPLDRRPGESWVYCGRLSPEKGASELVEAWASGQRLDIIGDGPDRLRIERAAAGKNIRVLGGVSPLEAGRLIAGAKGLVFPSLWEEPAPAMSYLQALSAGVPTIALEGNAVADDVAAHETGVVVSDLAQVNDWLSREDEVQHWGAHARQRFEHAFSKEAWLLRITQVYKELVP; translated from the coding sequence ATGAGGATCGCAATAGTTCACAGCTACTACTCGTCGACGCAACCTAGCGGCGAGAACTTTGCGGTCGATCTCCAGGCCGAAGCCCTTCGGCAAGCGGGCCACCAGGTCGAACTTTTCTCGGTAACTTCCGATGATGAGATTGGTGACGCGTGGGAACTGGCGCGTACCGCTACCCGAGTTGCAACCGGCTTCGGCAGGAATCCCTCGCGAGCACTCACACGCTTCTCTCCCGATGTTGTTCACGTGCACAATCTGTTTCCAAACTTTTCCCAAAACTGGCTGCTCGGTTGGCAAGGCCCAGTTGTAGCGACTATTCACAACTACCGAACCGTATGCGCTGCCGGGTCACTCTTTCGCGACGGGCGTGAATGCGACAGTTGCTTCATGCACGGAACGCAGGAAGCTGTTCGCCATCGTTGCTACCGAAACAGTGCGATCGCGACATTGCCCTTGGCAGTGGCGACTCGCTCACGCGGGTCTCGCAACGCGGTGCTTCGCCGCGCTGACAAACTCATTTTTCTATCAGCACGCGCACGTAGCAAGTTGTCTGGAATGCAGCCAAGCATCGCGTCTGGATCTTCTGAGATTGTGCCTAACTTTGTTGGCGTGCAACCAGAAAGCCCCCTCGACCGCCGCCCTGGCGAGTCCTGGGTCTACTGCGGTCGATTGTCTCCCGAGAAGGGGGCATCAGAATTGGTCGAAGCGTGGGCCAGCGGGCAGAGGCTCGACATAATCGGCGATGGGCCAGACCGCCTTCGGATCGAGCGAGCTGCCGCAGGAAAAAACATTCGGGTCCTGGGGGGGGTCTCCCCTCTCGAAGCAGGCAGACTCATCGCTGGGGCAAAGGGCTTGGTCTTCCCAAGCCTCTGGGAAGAACCAGCGCCAGCCATGAGCTACCTCCAGGCGCTGTCGGCTGGCGTGCCTACCATTGCACTGGAGGGCAACGCGGTGGCGGACGATGTAGCGGCCCACGAAACTGGCGTCGTCGTCAGCGATCTGGCGCAGGTAAACGATTGGCTGAGTCGCGAAGACGAGGTGCAGCATTGGGGGGCGCATGCGCGGCAGCGATTCGAACACGCATTCTCGAAAGAGGCATGGCTTCTCCGCATCACCCAGGTGTACAAGGAGTTGGTACCTTGA
- a CDS encoding sugar transferase: MSAPLNDHRQAEEAPATALPRQRWRKAYARRLIVTDFLVLIWVVYGTQIAWFGSGSAQVAMSYDIRITAPSYWVASAVLIVAWMLALAANDTRGDRVFGSGNAEYVRLTMASLNLFGVVAIVAFLAKIDIARGYLLIALPAGILMLLVSRWLWRQWLVAKRLGGEFSARVLLVGSSASVSTIALELGRSRSSGYIVVGACMPAQQLSSAVPETDIPVLGTVDDVREAMAAVGADTVAVTSTDDLPPNKVKEISWGLEAGRQHLVIAPSMLDIAGPRIHTRPVAGLPLIHVETPRFSAGQRFLKRSVDLVASVLGVIILSPLLLLLTILVSATSIGPVFFLQTRVGYHGREFKMIKFRSMVVNAEELLAELREKQRDSGNEVLFKMKDDPRITRVGRFMRKYSLDELPQLFNVIGGSMSLVGPRPPLPSEVALYAKHVHRRFLAKPGITGLWQVSGRSSLSWEESVRLDLSYVENWSMASDVMIIMKTAKAALAPGDTAH; encoded by the coding sequence TTGAGCGCGCCACTGAATGACCATCGCCAAGCCGAGGAAGCGCCGGCAACAGCACTGCCTCGACAGCGATGGCGGAAGGCTTACGCGCGTCGCCTGATCGTCACGGATTTTCTCGTACTCATCTGGGTCGTCTACGGCACCCAAATTGCGTGGTTCGGAAGCGGAAGCGCTCAAGTTGCGATGAGCTACGACATCCGCATTACGGCCCCTTCGTACTGGGTCGCCTCTGCCGTGCTAATTGTCGCGTGGATGCTTGCCCTCGCGGCGAACGATACCCGCGGTGACCGCGTCTTTGGATCAGGCAACGCGGAGTACGTGCGTCTGACGATGGCGAGCCTCAACCTCTTCGGGGTCGTTGCGATTGTGGCGTTTCTCGCGAAGATCGACATCGCGCGTGGCTACCTTCTTATTGCGCTACCCGCAGGGATCTTGATGCTTCTGGTGTCGCGCTGGTTGTGGCGGCAGTGGCTCGTCGCGAAGCGCCTTGGCGGGGAGTTCAGCGCCCGCGTGCTTCTGGTCGGATCGAGCGCTTCCGTGTCCACTATCGCTCTTGAGCTTGGGCGCTCGCGCAGCTCAGGATATATCGTGGTCGGGGCCTGCATGCCTGCGCAGCAGCTTTCCTCAGCTGTGCCGGAAACCGACATTCCCGTACTTGGCACAGTTGATGATGTGCGCGAAGCGATGGCTGCCGTGGGCGCCGACACGGTCGCGGTCACAAGCACTGACGACTTGCCTCCCAACAAGGTCAAGGAAATTTCGTGGGGCCTTGAAGCGGGCCGTCAGCACCTAGTGATTGCGCCGAGTATGCTCGACATCGCAGGCCCCCGTATTCACACTCGACCGGTCGCCGGCCTCCCGCTTATCCACGTGGAGACGCCGCGGTTCTCTGCCGGTCAGCGCTTCTTGAAGCGAAGCGTCGATCTTGTCGCAAGCGTGCTTGGCGTAATCATCTTGTCGCCGCTGCTGCTGCTGCTCACGATATTGGTCTCGGCGACGAGCATCGGCCCCGTGTTCTTCTTGCAGACGCGTGTTGGCTATCACGGCCGCGAATTTAAGATGATCAAGTTTCGATCCATGGTGGTCAACGCCGAAGAGCTCCTTGCTGAGCTGCGCGAGAAGCAACGCGATTCGGGTAACGAAGTGCTCTTCAAGATGAAAGACGATCCGCGCATCACGCGAGTTGGTCGATTCATGCGCAAATACAGCCTCGATGAGCTTCCTCAGCTGTTCAATGTCATCGGTGGCTCGATGTCGCTGGTCGGACCTCGACCGCCGCTGCCGAGCGAAGTGGCGTTGTACGCGAAGCACGTGCACCGACGCTTCTTGGCGAAGCCCGGGATCACCGGGCTGTGGCAGGTCAGCGGTCGATCGTCGCTCTCGTGGGAAGAATCTGTGCGGCTCGACCTCTCGTACGTCGAGAACTGGAGCATGGCCAGTGACGTCATGATCATCATGAAGACGGCCAAAGCCGCACTTGCCCCGGGCGACACCGCCCACTGA
- a CDS encoding ABC transporter substrate-binding protein produces MMTPARPWAALALATGAVLMLAGCSTAADASGSSSASAAITLDNCGSQVTLDGPAKRIVLVNNDALADIEALDAIDRVVAVTSTPQEGLYDDTTYTALANLDVLSTEKNATGGSVVSQEAIIGADPDLVIAPENAVDRDALAAAGIALYTPTAYCSDPPPELLETATFDRVWNEITTCGELLGEQDQAADVIAGAKADLASVPSTSVGTAAALYVSSGGTVLSPYGGPSMVTPVFAAAGLENVYADQDERVFDVNIEDVISRDPETIVLLSSAADPNETKDAFLSSPGVDSLSAVKNDRVIVLAFPYTDPPSILSTRGPAVLADALADLS; encoded by the coding sequence ATGATGACCCCTGCCCGCCCCTGGGCCGCTCTGGCCCTCGCGACCGGCGCCGTGCTTATGCTCGCCGGTTGCTCCACAGCGGCTGATGCCTCTGGCTCTTCGTCGGCTTCTGCTGCCATCACTCTCGACAACTGCGGATCGCAGGTGACGCTCGATGGGCCCGCGAAACGCATCGTGCTCGTAAACAATGACGCGCTCGCCGACATCGAAGCGCTCGATGCGATTGATCGCGTGGTCGCTGTCACTTCAACACCGCAAGAAGGCCTCTACGACGACACCACCTACACGGCGCTGGCGAACCTCGACGTGCTCTCGACCGAGAAGAACGCCACCGGCGGTTCGGTCGTGTCGCAAGAAGCCATCATCGGTGCAGACCCAGACCTCGTGATCGCACCCGAAAACGCCGTCGATCGTGATGCACTGGCGGCCGCCGGCATCGCGCTGTACACACCGACCGCGTACTGCTCCGACCCGCCGCCGGAGCTGCTCGAAACTGCCACGTTCGACCGCGTGTGGAACGAGATCACCACCTGCGGCGAGCTGCTGGGAGAGCAGGACCAGGCGGCCGACGTGATCGCCGGGGCGAAAGCCGACCTCGCATCGGTGCCGTCGACATCGGTCGGTACCGCGGCTGCGCTCTACGTCTCATCGGGTGGCACAGTTCTCTCGCCCTACGGTGGGCCCAGCATGGTGACCCCGGTGTTCGCTGCGGCGGGCCTTGAGAACGTCTACGCCGACCAAGACGAGCGCGTCTTCGACGTGAACATCGAAGACGTCATCTCGCGAGACCCCGAAACGATCGTGCTGCTCTCCTCGGCTGCCGACCCCAACGAGACGAAGGATGCCTTTCTCTCCTCTCCCGGCGTCGACTCGCTCTCGGCAGTGAAGAACGATCGCGTGATCGTGCTGGCGTTTCCCTACACAGACCCGCCCAGCATCCTGTCGACTCGCGGGCCCGCAGTGCTCGCTGACGCGCTAGCCGACCTGTCGTGA
- a CDS encoding polysaccharide biosynthesis tyrosine autokinase: MELTDYIRILRKNWLIIVIATLVGIGAAAGYSLTRTPMYEASSTVFVSAQGGASISELQQGNTFTQARVSTYTSLATKPIVLNQVIADLRLEGTASDLAQKVSATNALNTLLITITVTDADPIMAADIANAVSASLTTAVETVETPADGTASPVKLTRVQDAISPNGPSSPDVPLNLALGALVGLALGLGFAILRTALDNKVRNARDVEQLTDRPIIGAIPFDSKASERPLIIHADPQNPRAEAFRAFRTNLQFLEMDGGHSFVVTSSMPSEGKSTTTVNLAIALADAGKRVALIDTDLRKPKTSEYLGIEGGVGLTDVLIGRARVSDVMLPWGNRPLYVLPAGKVPPNPSELLGSKQMAQLLEGFSRDFDVVLLDAPPLLPVTDAAILAKGTTGAIVVVAAGRTSTHQFEGALEALATVGAKVGGIVLTMVPTRGADAYGYGYEYGYGAYSQGK; encoded by the coding sequence ATGGAGCTCACTGACTACATCCGTATCCTGCGCAAGAACTGGCTGATCATTGTGATCGCCACGTTAGTGGGCATCGGCGCCGCCGCCGGTTATTCGCTCACCCGAACGCCTATGTACGAGGCGTCGAGCACAGTTTTCGTTTCAGCGCAGGGCGGCGCCAGCATTTCCGAGTTGCAGCAGGGCAACACATTCACTCAGGCGCGAGTTTCCACCTACACAAGCCTCGCCACTAAGCCAATCGTGCTCAACCAGGTGATTGCCGATCTTAGGCTCGAAGGCACCGCCAGCGACCTCGCTCAGAAGGTCTCGGCAACGAACGCCCTAAATACTCTGCTAATAACGATCACGGTCACCGACGCAGATCCGATCATGGCTGCAGACATCGCGAATGCAGTGAGCGCAAGTCTCACAACCGCCGTAGAGACGGTCGAAACACCCGCTGACGGGACTGCGAGCCCCGTCAAACTCACCCGTGTTCAAGACGCGATATCCCCCAACGGCCCCTCCAGCCCCGACGTCCCGCTCAACCTCGCGCTTGGCGCACTCGTCGGATTGGCTTTAGGGCTCGGATTCGCCATCCTTAGGACGGCGCTGGACAACAAGGTGCGGAACGCGCGCGACGTGGAACAGCTTACGGACCGGCCAATCATCGGAGCAATTCCGTTCGACTCAAAGGCATCGGAGCGACCGCTGATAATCCATGCGGACCCACAGAACCCGAGAGCCGAAGCATTCAGAGCGTTTAGGACGAACCTCCAGTTTCTCGAAATGGATGGCGGGCACAGCTTCGTCGTGACATCAAGTATGCCCAGCGAGGGAAAGTCGACCACGACGGTGAACCTAGCGATTGCGCTTGCAGATGCTGGGAAGCGCGTGGCTCTTATCGATACCGATCTTCGAAAGCCGAAAACTAGCGAGTACCTCGGCATTGAGGGAGGCGTAGGGCTTACAGACGTGCTAATAGGGCGTGCCCGAGTAAGCGATGTGATGCTGCCATGGGGCAATCGCCCTCTATACGTTTTACCTGCAGGAAAAGTGCCGCCCAACCCGAGCGAGCTTCTAGGCTCGAAACAGATGGCTCAGCTGCTCGAGGGATTTAGCCGCGACTTTGACGTAGTACTTCTCGACGCACCACCACTGTTGCCAGTAACGGATGCCGCGATCCTCGCTAAGGGCACAACAGGTGCGATTGTTGTCGTAGCCGCAGGTCGCACTTCGACACATCAGTTTGAAGGCGCTCTTGAAGCCTTGGCAACCGTCGGAGCGAAAGTCGGTGGGATCGTGCTGACAATGGTGCCGACGCGAGGCGCAGATGCCTACGGCTATGGATACGAATACGGGTACGGCGCATACTCGCAAGGCAAGTGA
- a CDS encoding glycosyltransferase family 2 protein → MHLRILVACHNRRTLTTRVVRTALHAAEVSNVPAIIYLLDDGSSDGTSDAVREIAPTARIVHGDGTYFWAKSMSDIERVALSEASAEDLIVWLNDDVKVDADAFVRALPFVRANGLQSVIVCGTREPATGSVSYAGFNRHGLHPLSLRVIEPLPNSPVPIDTFNGNFVIVPEIVARSVGGIDGEFSHALADIDYGFRCHAAGVDVYLAPGTFGECPRNPPSPPTSVLREWRQFTGVKGGGNFASSRRILRKRNPLTWSAFLGATYALWWLRLLTRGRRS, encoded by the coding sequence ATGCACCTGCGAATATTGGTGGCATGCCACAATCGTCGCACGCTCACCACGCGCGTTGTCAGAACCGCTCTCCACGCAGCGGAGGTCTCAAATGTCCCGGCGATCATCTATCTCCTTGACGATGGATCGTCGGATGGAACATCCGACGCCGTGCGCGAAATCGCACCGACTGCGAGAATCGTCCATGGGGATGGCACCTACTTCTGGGCGAAAAGCATGTCTGACATCGAGCGAGTGGCGCTTTCCGAGGCGAGCGCTGAAGACTTGATCGTCTGGCTCAACGATGACGTCAAGGTTGACGCAGATGCGTTTGTGCGGGCGCTTCCATTCGTTCGTGCCAATGGTCTTCAGTCTGTGATCGTGTGCGGGACACGTGAGCCAGCCACAGGCAGTGTGTCGTACGCCGGGTTCAACAGGCACGGGCTGCACCCGCTCTCCCTGAGAGTTATCGAGCCATTACCCAACTCACCGGTGCCGATCGACACATTTAACGGGAACTTTGTCATTGTGCCTGAGATCGTTGCGCGTTCTGTAGGCGGTATTGACGGAGAATTTTCTCATGCACTTGCCGACATCGACTACGGGTTCAGATGTCATGCTGCGGGTGTTGACGTTTACCTAGCGCCGGGTACTTTCGGCGAATGTCCGCGCAACCCGCCATCTCCCCCGACTTCAGTGCTTAGAGAGTGGCGGCAATTTACCGGGGTGAAGGGTGGAGGAAACTTTGCATCATCGCGCCGGATCCTGCGAAAGCGCAACCCTCTCACATGGTCAGCCTTCCTGGGCGCCACCTACGCGCTATGGTGGCTTCGCCTGCTCACGAGAGGGCGTCGTAGCTAA
- a CDS encoding WecB/TagA/CpsF family glycosyltransferase — protein sequence MTALQRVPVGNVNLHATTFEGAVEAVLDAAEAHIALPVRLSNAWCVVLAQDSAEYSNVLNGPGMTLPDGKPVAAIMKRQRPDLRIERVRGPSFFRAVLGASQRKNLSHFFIGGTPETLTAMLDKANLDYPELKVAGYWAPPFAPVDDETVSASLKRIQSTSPDIVWIGLGTPKQDFLSSRLASAAGLPCVGVGAAFDFMAGTVREAPRWVQTVGFEWLYRLLTEPRRLWKRYLLGNLRFISITRQP from the coding sequence ATGACGGCTTTGCAACGAGTGCCAGTCGGCAACGTTAACTTGCATGCAACTACTTTCGAGGGTGCCGTCGAGGCCGTTCTCGACGCGGCCGAAGCCCACATTGCACTACCCGTTCGACTCTCGAACGCGTGGTGTGTTGTGCTCGCTCAGGATTCTGCGGAGTACTCAAATGTGCTGAATGGTCCGGGCATGACCCTCCCTGATGGCAAGCCTGTTGCCGCCATCATGAAACGACAACGGCCCGATCTACGCATTGAACGAGTTCGCGGGCCGTCCTTTTTTCGTGCTGTACTGGGCGCCAGCCAGCGCAAGAATCTCAGCCATTTCTTTATCGGAGGAACACCGGAGACGCTCACGGCCATGCTCGACAAAGCAAACTTGGACTATCCAGAGCTCAAAGTCGCTGGGTACTGGGCGCCGCCGTTCGCGCCCGTGGACGACGAAACTGTCTCCGCCAGCCTCAAGCGAATCCAAAGTACAAGCCCAGACATCGTATGGATCGGCCTTGGCACTCCAAAGCAGGACTTTCTTTCATCGCGACTAGCAAGCGCGGCCGGACTTCCTTGCGTTGGCGTAGGGGCAGCGTTCGACTTCATGGCAGGCACCGTACGCGAAGCACCGAGGTGGGTCCAAACCGTTGGTTTCGAATGGTTATATCGACTGCTGACGGAGCCTCGACGGCTTTGGAAGCGGTATCTCCTAGGCAACCTCAGATTCATATCAATCACGCGTCAACCATGA